The Panicum hallii strain FIL2 chromosome 9, PHallii_v3.1, whole genome shotgun sequence genome has a window encoding:
- the LOC112875178 gene encoding tubby-like F-box protein 6, whose protein sequence is MSFRSLIQDMRDEFGSISRHTLRSRSHRSAGNASRAAAAEPSEAMDQSCWSQLPPELLREVLVRIEASESWWPARKDVVSCAGVCRTWRGIMKEAVRVPEVSGKLTFPISLKQPGPRDGTLKCFIRRNRTTQTYYLYIGLTEALADDGKFLLSARKCRKPTCTDYLISLDKVDMSKGSSTYIGKLRSNFLGTKFTVYDAHPPYDGAVVSKSRSARVIGLNQVSPRIPAGNYPVSHISYELNVLGSRGPRRMNCVMDSIPASAVVEGGKAPTQTEFPLSGLDSFPSIPFFRSKSARIDTASQSSTQKEDRLVLKNKSPRWHEQLQCWCLNFRGRVTVASVKNFQLVASDDNGSGSQENDKVILQFGKIGKDLFTMDYRYPISAFQAFAICLSSFDTKIACE, encoded by the exons ATGTCTTTCAGGAGCCTGATTCAGGACATGAGGGACGAGTTCGGGAGCATCTCGCGGCACACCCTGCGGTCCCGGTCCCACCGGTCCGCCGGGAACGCGTCGCGGGCGGCTGCCGCGGAGCCTTCGGAGGCCATGGATCAGAGCTGCTGGTCGCAGCTGCCCCCCGAGCTCCTGCGGGAGGTGTTGGTGAGGATCGAGGCATCGGAGAGCTGGTGGCCGGCCCGCAAGGACGTCGTGTCATGCGCCGGCGTCTGCCGGACCTGGAGGGGCATCATGAAGGAGGCCGTGCGCGTCCCGGAGGTGTCAGGGAAACTCACGTTCCCCATCTCGCTCAAGCAG CCTGGCCCAAGAGATGGCACTCTTAAATGTTTCATCAGGAGGAACCGGACTACTCAGACATATTATCTGTATATTGGACTGACAGAAG CATTGGCAGACGATGGAAAGTTTTTACTTTCTGCACGCAAGTGCCGGAAGCCCACATGTACAGACTACCTAATTTCTCTTGATAAGGTTGATATGTCAAAGGGAAGCAGCACCTACATTGGCAAGCTAAG ATCGAACTTTCTTGGAACAAAGTTCACTGTCTATGATGCTCATCCACCATACGATGGAGCTGTGGTCTCAAAGAGTCGCTCTGCACGTGTGATTGGTTTGAACCAGGTCTCCCCCAGAATTCCTGCCGGGAATTATCCTGTTTCACATATTTCGTACGAGCTGAATGTTCTGGGATCCAG AGGTCCAAGAAGGATGAACTGTGTTATGGACTCCATTCCTGCATCAGCTGTTGTGGAAGGAGGGAAAGCTCCAACACAGACTGAATTTCCTCTTAGCGGCCTTGACTCTTTCCCATCAATTCCATTCTTCAGATCTAAATCAGCTCGGATAGACACAGCTTCGCAATCATCCACTCAGAAGGAAGATAGGCTGGTGCTGAAGAATAAGTCTCCTAGGTGGCATGAACAACTGCAGTGTTGGTGCCTTAATTTCCGTGGTCGGGTCACTGTTGCCTCGGTGAAAAACTTTCAGCTGGTCGCTTCAGATGACAACGGATCAGGTAGCCAGGAGAATGACAAGGTGATTCTCCAGTTTGGAAAGATTGGAAAGGACTTGTTCACCATGGACTACCGTTATCCAATATCTGCATTTCAGGCTTTTGCGATTTGTCTGAGCAGTTTCGATACCAAAATAGCCTGCGAATGA
- the LOC112878288 gene encoding inactive beta-amylase 9-like, with amino-acid sequence MEAVLMQRAAAAAVRWGCVGEAATGGAGQQPAGVVRLGAARRAAGGAVRASRLGPVRAHVSEERSREAAGEAVALAEDAVRLFVGLPADVVVSDGRGVSRPRAVSAALRALKLLGVDGVELPVSWAAVQPGPGGWFEWAGYRAVTAMVRDAGLDLRVSLRTDGDALPEWVADAAAADPDVLFTDRNGHRREGCLSFAVDELPVLVGKSPLEAYEAFFRSFADEFKDLLGSTITDVTVSLGPNGELRYPSYPPGSNGADGYSGVGEFQCYDKYTLARLKRHAEASGQPLWGLSGPHDGPRYDESPESSAFFREPGGSWKSAYGEFFLSWYAGELLAHGDRVLAAAARAFGGKPVELSARVPLLRGSRAAEAAAGLHGGYGPVAEMFARHGCTVIACGVEARLDAPAEEVLARVKGACAEHGARLAAESAPLAAARGGAGSAGVWLSTGRTRPRQFTYQRMGADFFSPGHWPLFVQFARALECPEEAHADDLPGGERLTVPSASAAQDGARAVQTV; translated from the exons ATGGAGGCCGTGCTGatgcagcgggcggcggcggcggcggtgagatGGGGGTGCGTAGGGGAGGCGGCGACGGGTGGCGCCGGCCAGCAGCCAGCCGGCGTTGtccggctcggcgcggcgcggcgtgcagCCGGCGGGGCCGTCCGGGCCAGCAGGCTGGGTCCCGTGCGGGCGCACGTCTCCGAGGAGCGAAGCAGGGAGGCCGCCGGCGAGGCGGTGGCACTGGCGGAGGACGCGGTGAGGCTGTTCGTGGGCCTCCCCGCGGACGTGGTGGTCTCGGACGGGCGCGGGGTGAGCCGCCCGAGGGCCGTCTcggcggcgctgcgcgcgctCAAGCTGCTGGGCGTCGACGGCGTAGAGCTGCCGGTGTCCTGGGCCGCCGTGCAGCCCGGGCCCGGGGGCTGGTTCGAGTGGGCCGGGTACCGCGCCGTCACCGCCATGGTCCGCGACGCGGGGCTCGACCTCCGCGTCTCGCTGCGCACCGACGGCGACGCGCTGCCCGAGTGGGTGGCCGACGCTGCGGCCGCCGACCCCGACGTCCTCTTCACCGACCGCAACGGGCACCGCCGCGAGGGGTGCCTCTCCTTCGCCGTCGACGAGCTCCCGGTGCTCGTCGGCAAGTCGCCGCTCGAGGCCTACGAGGCCTTCTTCCGAAGCTTCGCCGACGAGTTCAAGGACCTCTTGGGGTCAACCATCACG GATGTGACGGTGAGCCTGGGTCCCAACGGCGAGCTCCGGTACCCTTCGTACCCGCCCGGGAGCAACGGCGCCGACGGCTACTCCGGCGTGGGCGAGTTCCAGTGCTACGACAAGTACACGCTGGCCCGGCTGAAGCGTCACGCCGAGGCATCCGGGCAGCCGCTGTGGGGCCTGTCAGGCCCGCACGACGGGCCGCGGTACGACGAGTCGCCGGAATCGTCGGCCTTCTTCAGGGAGCCAGGGGGCTCGTGGAAGAGCGCGTACGGAGAGTTCTTCCTGTCCTGGTACGCCGGGGAGCTCCTGGCGCACGGCGACCGCGTCCTGGCCGCGGCGGCCAGGGCGTTCGGCGGCAAGCCCGTGGAGCTGTCCGCCAGGGTGCCGCTCCTGCGCGGGTCACGCGCCGCGGAGGCCGCCGCGGGGCTCCACGGCGGGTATGGCCCGGTGGCCGAGATGTTCGCGCGGCACGGGTGCACCGTGATCGCGTGCGGCGTGGAGGCGCGGCTCGACGCCCCCGCGGAGGAGGTCCTGGCGCGGGTCAAGGGCGCCTGCGCGGAGCACGGCGCGCGCCTCGCCGCGGAgagcgcgccgctcgccgcggcgcgcggcggcgcggggtccGCGGGCGTCTGGCTCTCCACCGGGCGCACCCGGCCGCGCCAGTTCACGTACCAGCGGATGGGCGCGGACTTCTTCTCGCCGGGCCACTGGCCGCTGTTCGTGCAGTTCGCGCGCGCGCTGGAGTGCCCCGAGGAGGCCCACGCGGACGACCTtcccggcggcgagcggctcacCGTGccgtccgcctccgccgcgcaggACGGCGCCAGGGCAGTGCAGACCGTGTGA
- the LOC112874535 gene encoding divinyl chlorophyllide a 8-vinyl-reductase, chloroplastic produces MAALLLSARLPTNTITTPTSSRSTPSPSFLSFPSTATPAARRRCRAPLLASSAAAPPAPAPAAQPFRALPPSETTVLVTGATGYIGRYVVRELLRRGHRVLAVARARSGIRGRNSPEDVVADLAPAQVVFSDVTDPAVLLADLSAHGPVHAAVCCLASRGGGVQDSWRVDYRATLHTLQAARGLGASHFVLLSAICVQKPLLEFQRAKLKFEEELAAEAARDPAFTYSIVRPTAFFKSLGGQVDIVKNGQPYVMFGDGKLCACKPISEEDLAAFIADCIYDEDKINQVLPIGGPGKALTPLEQGEMLFRLVGREPKFIKVPIQIMDGVIWVLDGLAKLFPGLEDAAEFGKIGRYYASESMLLLDPDTGEYSDEKTPSYGKDTLEQFFERVIREGMAGQELGEQTIF; encoded by the coding sequence ATGGCCGCCCTCCTCCTCTCCGCTCGGCTCCCCACCAACACTATCACCACACCGACATCCAGCCGCTCCACTCCCAGCCCCAGCTTCCTCTCGTTCCCCAGTACCGCCACCCCCGCCGCTCGACGACGCTGCCGGGCCCCGCTCCTCGCCTCCTCCGCggctgcgccgcccgcgccggccccggCGGCGCAGCCCTTCCGCGCGCTGCCGCCCTCCGAGACCACGGTCCTCGTCACGGGCGCCACGGGCTACATCGGCCGCTACGTGGTCCGGGAGCTCCTCCGCCGGGGCCACCGCGTGCTCGCCGTGGCGCGGGCCCGGAGCGGCATCCGCGGCCGCAACTCCCCCGAGGACGTCGTCGCGGACCTGGCCCCGGCCCAGGTCGTCTTCTCCGACGTCACCGACCCGGCCGTCCTGCTCGCGGACCTCTCCGCGCACGGGCCCGTCCACGCCGCCGTCTGCTGCCTCgccagccgcggcggcggggtgcagGACTCGTGGCGCGTCGACTACCGCGCCACGCTGCACACGCTCCAGGCCGCGCGCGGGCTAGGGGCCTCCCACTTCGTGCTCCTCTCCGCCATCTGCGTCCAGAAGCCGCTCCTCGAGTTCCAGCGCGCCAAGCTCAAGTTCGAGGAGGAGCTCGCCGCCGAGGCCGCGCGGGACCCCGCCTTCACCTACAGCATCGTCCGCCCCACGGCGTTCTTCAAGAGCCTGGGCGGCCAGGTCGACATCGTCAAGAACGGGCAGCCGTACGTCATGTTCGGAGACGGCAAGCTCTGCGCCTGCAAGCCAATCAGCGAGGAGGACCTCGCCGCCTTCATCGCGGACTGCATCTACGACGAGGACAAGATCAACCAGGTGCTGCCCATCGGCGGGCCGGGGAAGGCGCTCACGCCGCTGGAGCAGGGGGAGATGCTGTTCCGGCTGGTCGGGCGCGAGCCCAAGTTCATCAAGGTGCCGATCCAGATCATGGATGGCGTCATCTGGGTGCTCGATGGATTGGCCAAGCTGTTCCCGGGGCTGGAAGACGCAGCGGAGTTCGGCAAGATTGGCAGGTACTATGCTTCGGAGAGCATGCTGTTGCTGGACCCCGACACCGGGGAGTACAGCGACGAGAAGACGCCGAGCTACGGCAAGGACACGCTCGAGCAGTTCTTCGAAAGAGTGATAAGGGAGGGGATGGCTGGGCAGGAGCTCGGCGAGCAGACTATCTTCTAG
- the LOC112874534 gene encoding zinc finger protein CONSTANS-LIKE 13-like, which translates to MVEEEQRKQMVGSERDQELERRQGEEEKEKEAAKKPAPGEAEAGDGDGADAEAATCDYCGAATAAVYCRADAARLCLPCDRHVHGANGVCSRHARAALCADCRAAGAVFRRASSAAFLCSNCDFGRHRDGSGGEPALHDRCAVQPYSGCPPATELAALLGVPLFDKPAAEDGGWWNIWEEPQVLSLEDLIVPTTPCHGFQPLLTPSSPKNRSISADEKMNEEILRQLGELAESDGGVQAAAGHEEAEQAGDQFPSWAPPPYTTGHGNFGAENSHEVATMPTPRYENGSWNNNDYHVLNDACKVEHVYDQAPVSSAEACLSSFVPMSEICPSISNGSSMEENHQTNPGLGTPTQAFPKRTGFDVVPCPDRGSVISRYKEKRKTRRFDRQVRYESRKVRADGRLRIKGRFAKANQT; encoded by the exons atggttGAGGAAGAGCAGCGGAAGCAGATGGTGGGTTCGGAGCGAGATCAGGAGCTGGAGCGGCGGCaaggagaggaggagaaggagaaggaggcgGCCAAGAAACCCGCGCCTGgcgaggcggaggccggcgacggcgacggcgccgaCGCGGAGGCGGCGACCTGCGACTACTGCGGAgccgcgacggcggcggtcTACTGCCGCGCCGACGCCGCCAGGCTCTGCCTGCCGTGCGACCGCCACGTGCACGGCGCCAACGGGGTCTGCTCCCgccacgcccgcgccgcgcTCTGCGCCGACTGCCGCGCCGCCGGGGCCGTcttccgccgcgcctcctccgcgGCCTTCCTCTGCTCCAACTGCGACTTCGGGAGGCACCgggacggcagcggcggcgagccggCGCTCCACGACCGCTGCGCGGTGCAGCCCTACTCCGGGTGCCCCCCGGCGACCGAGCTCGCGGCGCTCCTCGGGGTGCCCCTCTTCGACAAGCCGGCCGCCGAAGACGGTGGTTGGTGGAACATCTGGGAGGAGCCGCAGGTGCTCAGCTTGGAGGATCTGATCGTGCCCACCACTCCCTGCCATGGCTTCCAGCCTCTCCTCACGCCATCATCTCCCAAG AATCGGAGCATCTCGGCGGACGAAAAGATGAACGAGGAGATCCTCCGGCAGCTGGGTGAGCTTGCAGAGTCAGACGGAGGGGTGCAGGCAGCAGCAGGTCACGAGGAGGCAGAGCAAGCTGGAGATCAGTTCCCTTCATGGGCACCGCCACCGTATACCACTGGACATGGCAATTTTGGAGCAGAGAACAGCCATGAGGTCGCGACCATGCCTACTCCTCGCTATGAG AATGGCAGTTGGAACAACAATGATTATCATGTCCTAAATGATGCCTGCAAGGTCGAACATGTATATGATCAGGCTCCCGTCAGTTCAGCTGAAGCATGCTTGTCATCATTTGTTCCGATGTCAGAAATCTGCCCCAGCATAAGCAATGGTAGCAGTATGGAGGAGAACCACCAGACTAATCCTGGCCTTGGCACACCTACGCAAGCTTTCCCCAAAAGAACCGGCTTTGATGTTGTGCCCTGCCCTGACCGGGGCTCGGTCATCTCGCGCTACAAGGAGAAGAGGAAGACAAGAAG ATTCGACAGGCAGGTTCGGTATGAATCACGCAAAGTTCGTGCTGATGGCAGGCTCAGGATCAAGGGGCGTTTTGCAAAGGCAAACCAGACATAG